One genomic region from Populus nigra chromosome 8, ddPopNigr1.1, whole genome shotgun sequence encodes:
- the LOC133700598 gene encoding flowering time control protein FY-like isoform X3 yields the protein MNYGDPQQHQQQQPQQQHQQQQQPQQQHQHQHQQPQHQHQHQYQQPQHQHQQHMQQQPPPGGDFHRGQPPPMMRQPSASSTTLNPLDYHHHPQAAPDHGDGYGGKRMRKLTQRRAVDYTSTVVRYIQTRMWQWDLRDRTVLQHTPAAAIDVLPPVAYSDNPSTSFATKFVHTSLNKNRCSINRVLWTPNGKRLITGSQSGEFTLWNGQSFNFEMILQAHDQAIRSMVWSHNDNWMVSGDDGGSIKYWQSNMNNVKVNKSAHKESVRDLSFCRTDLKFCSCSDDTTVKVWDFARCHEERSLTGHGWDVKSVDWHPTKSLLVSGGKDNLVKLWDAKSGRELCSFHGHKNTVLCVKWNQNGNWVLTASKDQIIKLYDLRAMKELESFRGHRKDVTALAWHPFHEEYFVSGSYDGSIFHWLVGHETPQVEVSSAHDNSVWDLSWHPIGYLLCSGSNDHTTKFWCRNRPGDTARDKFNMGQNQGYGEQNPALGGRFPGNFHVPEPPITPGPFAPGLTRNEGTIPGVGAAMPLSITSLDASQGEQRQPLPVSMPFGGPPLPPGPHPSLHAANQQQGYQQSPQQQQQPLPQHMPPLPMPPPNMQQLLPPSHVPLLSHPHLPRPPQMPPHGMPSPIPSSMPGSLPSSMPGPMGMQGTMSQMVPLLPQGHFMGMNPMHSGSLPTSAAPPVGGGFPNGLPNMQGPSNATGGQMYPQGGPFNHPQGGQMPRMPGFNPYQSGNQSGLPPPLPPGPPPHSQTPQ from the exons ATGAATTACGGTGATCCTCAACaacaccagcagcagcagccacaACAACaacaccagcagcagcagcagccacaACAACaacaccagcaccagcaccagcagccacagcaccagcaccagcaccagtACCAGCAGCCacagcaccagcaccagcaacATATGCAACAGCAACCGCCTCCTGGTGGTGATTTTCATAGAGGGCAGCCACCGCCAATGATGCGACAACCCTCCGCTTCATCAACCACTCTTAACCCGCTTGATTACCACCACCATCCGCAGGCCGCCCCCG atCATGGTGATGGTTACGGTGGAAAAAGGATGAGGAAGCTTACGCAGAGGAGAGCAGTTGATTATACAAGCACGGTTGTTAGGTATATTCAG ACTCGTATGTGGCAGTGGGACTTGAGGGACAGGACAGTATTGCAACATACCCCAGCAGCTGCGATCGAT GTGTTGCCTCCAGTTGCCTATTCTGATAATCCATCAACAAGCTTTGCCACAAAGTTTGTTCATACATCTCTAAACAAAAACCGTTGTTCGATAAATCGGGTTTTG TGGACTCCAAATGGGAAACGTCTAATCACAGGTTCTCAAAGTGGGGAATTCACCCTTTGGAATGGACAgtcatttaattttgaaatgattCTTCAG GCTCATGATCAAGCAATCAGGTCTATGGTATGGAGCCACAATGACAATTGGATGGTCTCTGGTGATGATGGTGGTTCAATTAA gTATTGGCAGAGCAACATGAATAATGTTAAGGTCAATAAATCTGCTCATAAAGAATCAGTGCGTGACTTAAG TTTCTGCAGGACAGATTTGAAGTTCTGTTCATGCTCCGATGATACTACTGTTAAAGTTTGGGACTTTGCTCGGTGCCATGAAGAGCGTTCATTAACGG GCCATGGTTGGGATGTGAAGAGTGTTGATTGGCACCCTACAAAATCTCTTCTGGTCTCAG gtGGGAAAGACAACCTAGTAAAACTCTGGGATGCTAAATCTGGAAGAGAGCTTTGCTCATT TCATGGCCACAAAAATACCGTTCTTTGTGTCAAATGGAACCAAAATGGTAACTGGGTGCTGACTGCTTCAAAAGATCAAATCATCAAG CTTTATGATTTAAGGGCAATGAAGGAGCTTGAATCTTTCCGCGGACATCGGAAGGACGTGACTG CATTGGCTTGGCATCCATTCCATGAAGAGTACTTTGTTAGTGGGAGTTATGACGGATCCATTTTCCATTGGCTTGTGGG GCATGAAACCCCCCAGGTTGAAGTTTCCAGTGCTCATGATAATAGTGTTTGGGATCTTTCATGGCATCCTATTGGATATCTTCTTTGCAG TGGTAGCAATGATCACACAACAAAGTTTTGGTGTCGAAATAGGCCAGGAGACACTGCCCGTGATAAATTTAACATGGGTCAAAACCAAG GTTATGGTGAGCAAAATCCTGCCCTTGGTGGCCGCTTCCCTGGCAATTTCCATGTACCTGAACCACCGATAACTCCAGGACCATTTGCTCCTGGACTGACTCGAAATGAAGGAACTATTCCAGGTGTTGGAGCTGCAATGCCACTATCAATTACATCTCTTGATGCATCGCAGGGAGAGCAGAGGCAGCCTCTTCCTGTTTCTATGCCCTTTGGAGggcctcctcttcctcctggTCCACATCCGTCACTTCATGCAGCCAATCAGCAGCAGGGATATCAGCAAAGTcctcagcagcagcagcaaccacTCCCTCAGCACATGCCTCCTTTGCCTATGCCGCCTCCAAACATGCAACAGCTACTGCCTCCATCCCATGTACCCCTGCTTTCTCATCCCCATCTACCTCGCCCTCCTCAAATGCCTCCTCATGGCATGCCTTCACCAATCCCATCTTCAATGCCCGGATCTTTGCCTTCATCAATGCCTGGTCCAATG ggGATGCAAGGGACGATGAGTCAGATGGTACCTCTGTTGCCACAGGGCCATTTTATGGGCATGAATCCAATGCACTCAGGATCCTTGCCCACAAGTGCTGCCCCTCCAGTCGGCGGGGGCTTTCCAAATGGCCTGCCCAATATGCAGGGCCCATCAAATGCCACAGGGGGGCAAATGTATCCACAGGGCGGTCCATTCAACCATCCTCAAGGTGGACAGATGCCAAGGATGCCTGGGTTTAATCCTTACCAG TCTGGAAACCAATCTGGTCTACCTCCACCACTACCACCTGGTCCACCACCACATTCGCAGACACCTCAGTAG
- the LOC133700598 gene encoding flowering time control protein FY-like isoform X1 yields the protein MNYGDPQQHQQQQPQQQHQQQQQPQQQHQHQHQQPQHQHQHQYQQPQHQHQQHMQQQPPPGGDFHRGQPPPMMRQPSASSTTLNPLDYHHHPQAAPGPPPPKYEANHGDGYGGKRMRKLTQRRAVDYTSTVVRYIQTRMWQWDLRDRTVLQHTPAAAIDVLPPVAYSDNPSTSFATKFVHTSLNKNRCSINRVLWTPNGKRLITGSQSGEFTLWNGQSFNFEMILQAHDQAIRSMVWSHNDNWMVSGDDGGSIKYWQSNMNNVKVNKSAHKESVRDLSFCRTDLKFCSCSDDTTVKVWDFARCHEERSLTGHGWDVKSVDWHPTKSLLVSGGKDNLVKLWDAKSGRELCSFHGHKNTVLCVKWNQNGNWVLTASKDQIIKLYDLRAMKELESFRGHRKDVTALAWHPFHEEYFVSGSYDGSIFHWLVGHETPQVEVSSAHDNSVWDLSWHPIGYLLCSGSNDHTTKFWCRNRPGDTARDKFNMGQNQGYGEQNPALGGRFPGNFHVPEPPITPGPFAPGLTRNEGTIPGVGAAMPLSITSLDASQGEQRQPLPVSMPFGGPPLPPGPHPSLHAANQQQGYQQSPQQQQQPLPQHMPPLPMPPPNMQQLLPPSHVPLLSHPHLPRPPQMPPHGMPSPIPSSMPGSLPSSMPGPMGMQGTMSQMVPLLPQGHFMGMNPMHSGSLPTSAAPPVGGGFPNGLPNMQGPSNATGGQMYPQGGPFNHPQGGQMPRMPGFNPYQSGNQSGLPPPLPPGPPPHSQTPQ from the exons ATGAATTACGGTGATCCTCAACaacaccagcagcagcagccacaACAACaacaccagcagcagcagcagccacaACAACaacaccagcaccagcaccagcagccacagcaccagcaccagcaccagtACCAGCAGCCacagcaccagcaccagcaacATATGCAACAGCAACCGCCTCCTGGTGGTGATTTTCATAGAGGGCAGCCACCGCCAATGATGCGACAACCCTCCGCTTCATCAACCACTCTTAACCCGCTTGATTACCACCACCATCCGCAGGCCGCCCCCGGTCCTCCTCCTCCTAAATACGAAGCTA atCATGGTGATGGTTACGGTGGAAAAAGGATGAGGAAGCTTACGCAGAGGAGAGCAGTTGATTATACAAGCACGGTTGTTAGGTATATTCAG ACTCGTATGTGGCAGTGGGACTTGAGGGACAGGACAGTATTGCAACATACCCCAGCAGCTGCGATCGAT GTGTTGCCTCCAGTTGCCTATTCTGATAATCCATCAACAAGCTTTGCCACAAAGTTTGTTCATACATCTCTAAACAAAAACCGTTGTTCGATAAATCGGGTTTTG TGGACTCCAAATGGGAAACGTCTAATCACAGGTTCTCAAAGTGGGGAATTCACCCTTTGGAATGGACAgtcatttaattttgaaatgattCTTCAG GCTCATGATCAAGCAATCAGGTCTATGGTATGGAGCCACAATGACAATTGGATGGTCTCTGGTGATGATGGTGGTTCAATTAA gTATTGGCAGAGCAACATGAATAATGTTAAGGTCAATAAATCTGCTCATAAAGAATCAGTGCGTGACTTAAG TTTCTGCAGGACAGATTTGAAGTTCTGTTCATGCTCCGATGATACTACTGTTAAAGTTTGGGACTTTGCTCGGTGCCATGAAGAGCGTTCATTAACGG GCCATGGTTGGGATGTGAAGAGTGTTGATTGGCACCCTACAAAATCTCTTCTGGTCTCAG gtGGGAAAGACAACCTAGTAAAACTCTGGGATGCTAAATCTGGAAGAGAGCTTTGCTCATT TCATGGCCACAAAAATACCGTTCTTTGTGTCAAATGGAACCAAAATGGTAACTGGGTGCTGACTGCTTCAAAAGATCAAATCATCAAG CTTTATGATTTAAGGGCAATGAAGGAGCTTGAATCTTTCCGCGGACATCGGAAGGACGTGACTG CATTGGCTTGGCATCCATTCCATGAAGAGTACTTTGTTAGTGGGAGTTATGACGGATCCATTTTCCATTGGCTTGTGGG GCATGAAACCCCCCAGGTTGAAGTTTCCAGTGCTCATGATAATAGTGTTTGGGATCTTTCATGGCATCCTATTGGATATCTTCTTTGCAG TGGTAGCAATGATCACACAACAAAGTTTTGGTGTCGAAATAGGCCAGGAGACACTGCCCGTGATAAATTTAACATGGGTCAAAACCAAG GTTATGGTGAGCAAAATCCTGCCCTTGGTGGCCGCTTCCCTGGCAATTTCCATGTACCTGAACCACCGATAACTCCAGGACCATTTGCTCCTGGACTGACTCGAAATGAAGGAACTATTCCAGGTGTTGGAGCTGCAATGCCACTATCAATTACATCTCTTGATGCATCGCAGGGAGAGCAGAGGCAGCCTCTTCCTGTTTCTATGCCCTTTGGAGggcctcctcttcctcctggTCCACATCCGTCACTTCATGCAGCCAATCAGCAGCAGGGATATCAGCAAAGTcctcagcagcagcagcaaccacTCCCTCAGCACATGCCTCCTTTGCCTATGCCGCCTCCAAACATGCAACAGCTACTGCCTCCATCCCATGTACCCCTGCTTTCTCATCCCCATCTACCTCGCCCTCCTCAAATGCCTCCTCATGGCATGCCTTCACCAATCCCATCTTCAATGCCCGGATCTTTGCCTTCATCAATGCCTGGTCCAATG ggGATGCAAGGGACGATGAGTCAGATGGTACCTCTGTTGCCACAGGGCCATTTTATGGGCATGAATCCAATGCACTCAGGATCCTTGCCCACAAGTGCTGCCCCTCCAGTCGGCGGGGGCTTTCCAAATGGCCTGCCCAATATGCAGGGCCCATCAAATGCCACAGGGGGGCAAATGTATCCACAGGGCGGTCCATTCAACCATCCTCAAGGTGGACAGATGCCAAGGATGCCTGGGTTTAATCCTTACCAG TCTGGAAACCAATCTGGTCTACCTCCACCACTACCACCTGGTCCACCACCACATTCGCAGACACCTCAGTAG
- the LOC133700598 gene encoding flowering time control protein FY-like isoform X5, whose protein sequence is MWQWDLRDRTVLQHTPAAAIDVLPPVAYSDNPSTSFATKFVHTSLNKNRCSINRVLWTPNGKRLITGSQSGEFTLWNGQSFNFEMILQAHDQAIRSMVWSHNDNWMVSGDDGGSIKYWQSNMNNVKVNKSAHKESVRDLSFCRTDLKFCSCSDDTTVKVWDFARCHEERSLTGHGWDVKSVDWHPTKSLLVSGGKDNLVKLWDAKSGRELCSFHGHKNTVLCVKWNQNGNWVLTASKDQIIKLYDLRAMKELESFRGHRKDVTALAWHPFHEEYFVSGSYDGSIFHWLVGHETPQVEVSSAHDNSVWDLSWHPIGYLLCSGSNDHTTKFWCRNRPGDTARDKFNMGQNQGYGEQNPALGGRFPGNFHVPEPPITPGPFAPGLTRNEGTIPGVGAAMPLSITSLDASQGEQRQPLPVSMPFGGPPLPPGPHPSLHAANQQQGYQQSPQQQQQPLPQHMPPLPMPPPNMQQLLPPSHVPLLSHPHLPRPPQMPPHGMPSPIPSSMPGSLPSSMPGPMGMQGTMSQMVPLLPQGHFMGMNPMHSGSLPTSAAPPVGGGFPNGLPNMQGPSNATGGQMYPQGGPFNHPQGGQMPRMPGFNPYQSGNQSGLPPPLPPGPPPHSQTPQ, encoded by the exons ATGTGGCAGTGGGACTTGAGGGACAGGACAGTATTGCAACATACCCCAGCAGCTGCGATCGAT GTGTTGCCTCCAGTTGCCTATTCTGATAATCCATCAACAAGCTTTGCCACAAAGTTTGTTCATACATCTCTAAACAAAAACCGTTGTTCGATAAATCGGGTTTTG TGGACTCCAAATGGGAAACGTCTAATCACAGGTTCTCAAAGTGGGGAATTCACCCTTTGGAATGGACAgtcatttaattttgaaatgattCTTCAG GCTCATGATCAAGCAATCAGGTCTATGGTATGGAGCCACAATGACAATTGGATGGTCTCTGGTGATGATGGTGGTTCAATTAA gTATTGGCAGAGCAACATGAATAATGTTAAGGTCAATAAATCTGCTCATAAAGAATCAGTGCGTGACTTAAG TTTCTGCAGGACAGATTTGAAGTTCTGTTCATGCTCCGATGATACTACTGTTAAAGTTTGGGACTTTGCTCGGTGCCATGAAGAGCGTTCATTAACGG GCCATGGTTGGGATGTGAAGAGTGTTGATTGGCACCCTACAAAATCTCTTCTGGTCTCAG gtGGGAAAGACAACCTAGTAAAACTCTGGGATGCTAAATCTGGAAGAGAGCTTTGCTCATT TCATGGCCACAAAAATACCGTTCTTTGTGTCAAATGGAACCAAAATGGTAACTGGGTGCTGACTGCTTCAAAAGATCAAATCATCAAG CTTTATGATTTAAGGGCAATGAAGGAGCTTGAATCTTTCCGCGGACATCGGAAGGACGTGACTG CATTGGCTTGGCATCCATTCCATGAAGAGTACTTTGTTAGTGGGAGTTATGACGGATCCATTTTCCATTGGCTTGTGGG GCATGAAACCCCCCAGGTTGAAGTTTCCAGTGCTCATGATAATAGTGTTTGGGATCTTTCATGGCATCCTATTGGATATCTTCTTTGCAG TGGTAGCAATGATCACACAACAAAGTTTTGGTGTCGAAATAGGCCAGGAGACACTGCCCGTGATAAATTTAACATGGGTCAAAACCAAG GTTATGGTGAGCAAAATCCTGCCCTTGGTGGCCGCTTCCCTGGCAATTTCCATGTACCTGAACCACCGATAACTCCAGGACCATTTGCTCCTGGACTGACTCGAAATGAAGGAACTATTCCAGGTGTTGGAGCTGCAATGCCACTATCAATTACATCTCTTGATGCATCGCAGGGAGAGCAGAGGCAGCCTCTTCCTGTTTCTATGCCCTTTGGAGggcctcctcttcctcctggTCCACATCCGTCACTTCATGCAGCCAATCAGCAGCAGGGATATCAGCAAAGTcctcagcagcagcagcaaccacTCCCTCAGCACATGCCTCCTTTGCCTATGCCGCCTCCAAACATGCAACAGCTACTGCCTCCATCCCATGTACCCCTGCTTTCTCATCCCCATCTACCTCGCCCTCCTCAAATGCCTCCTCATGGCATGCCTTCACCAATCCCATCTTCAATGCCCGGATCTTTGCCTTCATCAATGCCTGGTCCAATG ggGATGCAAGGGACGATGAGTCAGATGGTACCTCTGTTGCCACAGGGCCATTTTATGGGCATGAATCCAATGCACTCAGGATCCTTGCCCACAAGTGCTGCCCCTCCAGTCGGCGGGGGCTTTCCAAATGGCCTGCCCAATATGCAGGGCCCATCAAATGCCACAGGGGGGCAAATGTATCCACAGGGCGGTCCATTCAACCATCCTCAAGGTGGACAGATGCCAAGGATGCCTGGGTTTAATCCTTACCAG TCTGGAAACCAATCTGGTCTACCTCCACCACTACCACCTGGTCCACCACCACATTCGCAGACACCTCAGTAG
- the LOC133700598 gene encoding flowering time control protein FY-like isoform X4, translating into MRKLTQRRAVDYTSTVVRYIQTRMWQWDLRDRTVLQHTPAAAIDVLPPVAYSDNPSTSFATKFVHTSLNKNRCSINRVLWTPNGKRLITGSQSGEFTLWNGQSFNFEMILQAHDQAIRSMVWSHNDNWMVSGDDGGSIKYWQSNMNNVKVNKSAHKESVRDLSFCRTDLKFCSCSDDTTVKVWDFARCHEERSLTGHGWDVKSVDWHPTKSLLVSGGKDNLVKLWDAKSGRELCSFHGHKNTVLCVKWNQNGNWVLTASKDQIIKLYDLRAMKELESFRGHRKDVTALAWHPFHEEYFVSGSYDGSIFHWLVGHETPQVEVSSAHDNSVWDLSWHPIGYLLCSGSNDHTTKFWCRNRPGDTARDKFNMGQNQGYGEQNPALGGRFPGNFHVPEPPITPGPFAPGLTRNEGTIPGVGAAMPLSITSLDASQGEQRQPLPVSMPFGGPPLPPGPHPSLHAANQQQGYQQSPQQQQQPLPQHMPPLPMPPPNMQQLLPPSHVPLLSHPHLPRPPQMPPHGMPSPIPSSMPGSLPSSMPGPMGMQGTMSQMVPLLPQGHFMGMNPMHSGSLPTSAAPPVGGGFPNGLPNMQGPSNATGGQMYPQGGPFNHPQGGQMPRMPGFNPYQSGNQSGLPPPLPPGPPPHSQTPQ; encoded by the exons ATGAGGAAGCTTACGCAGAGGAGAGCAGTTGATTATACAAGCACGGTTGTTAGGTATATTCAG ACTCGTATGTGGCAGTGGGACTTGAGGGACAGGACAGTATTGCAACATACCCCAGCAGCTGCGATCGAT GTGTTGCCTCCAGTTGCCTATTCTGATAATCCATCAACAAGCTTTGCCACAAAGTTTGTTCATACATCTCTAAACAAAAACCGTTGTTCGATAAATCGGGTTTTG TGGACTCCAAATGGGAAACGTCTAATCACAGGTTCTCAAAGTGGGGAATTCACCCTTTGGAATGGACAgtcatttaattttgaaatgattCTTCAG GCTCATGATCAAGCAATCAGGTCTATGGTATGGAGCCACAATGACAATTGGATGGTCTCTGGTGATGATGGTGGTTCAATTAA gTATTGGCAGAGCAACATGAATAATGTTAAGGTCAATAAATCTGCTCATAAAGAATCAGTGCGTGACTTAAG TTTCTGCAGGACAGATTTGAAGTTCTGTTCATGCTCCGATGATACTACTGTTAAAGTTTGGGACTTTGCTCGGTGCCATGAAGAGCGTTCATTAACGG GCCATGGTTGGGATGTGAAGAGTGTTGATTGGCACCCTACAAAATCTCTTCTGGTCTCAG gtGGGAAAGACAACCTAGTAAAACTCTGGGATGCTAAATCTGGAAGAGAGCTTTGCTCATT TCATGGCCACAAAAATACCGTTCTTTGTGTCAAATGGAACCAAAATGGTAACTGGGTGCTGACTGCTTCAAAAGATCAAATCATCAAG CTTTATGATTTAAGGGCAATGAAGGAGCTTGAATCTTTCCGCGGACATCGGAAGGACGTGACTG CATTGGCTTGGCATCCATTCCATGAAGAGTACTTTGTTAGTGGGAGTTATGACGGATCCATTTTCCATTGGCTTGTGGG GCATGAAACCCCCCAGGTTGAAGTTTCCAGTGCTCATGATAATAGTGTTTGGGATCTTTCATGGCATCCTATTGGATATCTTCTTTGCAG TGGTAGCAATGATCACACAACAAAGTTTTGGTGTCGAAATAGGCCAGGAGACACTGCCCGTGATAAATTTAACATGGGTCAAAACCAAG GTTATGGTGAGCAAAATCCTGCCCTTGGTGGCCGCTTCCCTGGCAATTTCCATGTACCTGAACCACCGATAACTCCAGGACCATTTGCTCCTGGACTGACTCGAAATGAAGGAACTATTCCAGGTGTTGGAGCTGCAATGCCACTATCAATTACATCTCTTGATGCATCGCAGGGAGAGCAGAGGCAGCCTCTTCCTGTTTCTATGCCCTTTGGAGggcctcctcttcctcctggTCCACATCCGTCACTTCATGCAGCCAATCAGCAGCAGGGATATCAGCAAAGTcctcagcagcagcagcaaccacTCCCTCAGCACATGCCTCCTTTGCCTATGCCGCCTCCAAACATGCAACAGCTACTGCCTCCATCCCATGTACCCCTGCTTTCTCATCCCCATCTACCTCGCCCTCCTCAAATGCCTCCTCATGGCATGCCTTCACCAATCCCATCTTCAATGCCCGGATCTTTGCCTTCATCAATGCCTGGTCCAATG ggGATGCAAGGGACGATGAGTCAGATGGTACCTCTGTTGCCACAGGGCCATTTTATGGGCATGAATCCAATGCACTCAGGATCCTTGCCCACAAGTGCTGCCCCTCCAGTCGGCGGGGGCTTTCCAAATGGCCTGCCCAATATGCAGGGCCCATCAAATGCCACAGGGGGGCAAATGTATCCACAGGGCGGTCCATTCAACCATCCTCAAGGTGGACAGATGCCAAGGATGCCTGGGTTTAATCCTTACCAG TCTGGAAACCAATCTGGTCTACCTCCACCACTACCACCTGGTCCACCACCACATTCGCAGACACCTCAGTAG
- the LOC133700598 gene encoding flowering time control protein FY-like isoform X2, whose translation MNYGDPQQHQQQQPQQQHQQQQQPQQQHQHQHQQPQHQHQHQYQQPQHQHQQHMQQQPPPGGDFHRGQPPPMMRQPSASSTTLNPLDYHHHPQAAPGPPPPKYEANHGDGYGGKRMRKLTQRRAVDYTSTVVRYIQTRMWQWDLRDRTVLQHTPAAAIDVLPPVAYSDNPSTSFATKFVHTSLNKNRCSINRVLWTPNGKRLITGSQSGEFTLWNGQSFNFEMILQAHDQAIRSMVWSHNDNWMVSGDDGGSIKYWQSNMNNVKVNKSAHKESVRDLRTDLKFCSCSDDTTVKVWDFARCHEERSLTGHGWDVKSVDWHPTKSLLVSGGKDNLVKLWDAKSGRELCSFHGHKNTVLCVKWNQNGNWVLTASKDQIIKLYDLRAMKELESFRGHRKDVTALAWHPFHEEYFVSGSYDGSIFHWLVGHETPQVEVSSAHDNSVWDLSWHPIGYLLCSGSNDHTTKFWCRNRPGDTARDKFNMGQNQGYGEQNPALGGRFPGNFHVPEPPITPGPFAPGLTRNEGTIPGVGAAMPLSITSLDASQGEQRQPLPVSMPFGGPPLPPGPHPSLHAANQQQGYQQSPQQQQQPLPQHMPPLPMPPPNMQQLLPPSHVPLLSHPHLPRPPQMPPHGMPSPIPSSMPGSLPSSMPGPMGMQGTMSQMVPLLPQGHFMGMNPMHSGSLPTSAAPPVGGGFPNGLPNMQGPSNATGGQMYPQGGPFNHPQGGQMPRMPGFNPYQSGNQSGLPPPLPPGPPPHSQTPQ comes from the exons ATGAATTACGGTGATCCTCAACaacaccagcagcagcagccacaACAACaacaccagcagcagcagcagccacaACAACaacaccagcaccagcaccagcagccacagcaccagcaccagcaccagtACCAGCAGCCacagcaccagcaccagcaacATATGCAACAGCAACCGCCTCCTGGTGGTGATTTTCATAGAGGGCAGCCACCGCCAATGATGCGACAACCCTCCGCTTCATCAACCACTCTTAACCCGCTTGATTACCACCACCATCCGCAGGCCGCCCCCGGTCCTCCTCCTCCTAAATACGAAGCTA atCATGGTGATGGTTACGGTGGAAAAAGGATGAGGAAGCTTACGCAGAGGAGAGCAGTTGATTATACAAGCACGGTTGTTAGGTATATTCAG ACTCGTATGTGGCAGTGGGACTTGAGGGACAGGACAGTATTGCAACATACCCCAGCAGCTGCGATCGAT GTGTTGCCTCCAGTTGCCTATTCTGATAATCCATCAACAAGCTTTGCCACAAAGTTTGTTCATACATCTCTAAACAAAAACCGTTGTTCGATAAATCGGGTTTTG TGGACTCCAAATGGGAAACGTCTAATCACAGGTTCTCAAAGTGGGGAATTCACCCTTTGGAATGGACAgtcatttaattttgaaatgattCTTCAG GCTCATGATCAAGCAATCAGGTCTATGGTATGGAGCCACAATGACAATTGGATGGTCTCTGGTGATGATGGTGGTTCAATTAA gTATTGGCAGAGCAACATGAATAATGTTAAGGTCAATAAATCTGCTCATAAAGAATCAGTGCGTGACTTAAG GACAGATTTGAAGTTCTGTTCATGCTCCGATGATACTACTGTTAAAGTTTGGGACTTTGCTCGGTGCCATGAAGAGCGTTCATTAACGG GCCATGGTTGGGATGTGAAGAGTGTTGATTGGCACCCTACAAAATCTCTTCTGGTCTCAG gtGGGAAAGACAACCTAGTAAAACTCTGGGATGCTAAATCTGGAAGAGAGCTTTGCTCATT TCATGGCCACAAAAATACCGTTCTTTGTGTCAAATGGAACCAAAATGGTAACTGGGTGCTGACTGCTTCAAAAGATCAAATCATCAAG CTTTATGATTTAAGGGCAATGAAGGAGCTTGAATCTTTCCGCGGACATCGGAAGGACGTGACTG CATTGGCTTGGCATCCATTCCATGAAGAGTACTTTGTTAGTGGGAGTTATGACGGATCCATTTTCCATTGGCTTGTGGG GCATGAAACCCCCCAGGTTGAAGTTTCCAGTGCTCATGATAATAGTGTTTGGGATCTTTCATGGCATCCTATTGGATATCTTCTTTGCAG TGGTAGCAATGATCACACAACAAAGTTTTGGTGTCGAAATAGGCCAGGAGACACTGCCCGTGATAAATTTAACATGGGTCAAAACCAAG GTTATGGTGAGCAAAATCCTGCCCTTGGTGGCCGCTTCCCTGGCAATTTCCATGTACCTGAACCACCGATAACTCCAGGACCATTTGCTCCTGGACTGACTCGAAATGAAGGAACTATTCCAGGTGTTGGAGCTGCAATGCCACTATCAATTACATCTCTTGATGCATCGCAGGGAGAGCAGAGGCAGCCTCTTCCTGTTTCTATGCCCTTTGGAGggcctcctcttcctcctggTCCACATCCGTCACTTCATGCAGCCAATCAGCAGCAGGGATATCAGCAAAGTcctcagcagcagcagcaaccacTCCCTCAGCACATGCCTCCTTTGCCTATGCCGCCTCCAAACATGCAACAGCTACTGCCTCCATCCCATGTACCCCTGCTTTCTCATCCCCATCTACCTCGCCCTCCTCAAATGCCTCCTCATGGCATGCCTTCACCAATCCCATCTTCAATGCCCGGATCTTTGCCTTCATCAATGCCTGGTCCAATG ggGATGCAAGGGACGATGAGTCAGATGGTACCTCTGTTGCCACAGGGCCATTTTATGGGCATGAATCCAATGCACTCAGGATCCTTGCCCACAAGTGCTGCCCCTCCAGTCGGCGGGGGCTTTCCAAATGGCCTGCCCAATATGCAGGGCCCATCAAATGCCACAGGGGGGCAAATGTATCCACAGGGCGGTCCATTCAACCATCCTCAAGGTGGACAGATGCCAAGGATGCCTGGGTTTAATCCTTACCAG TCTGGAAACCAATCTGGTCTACCTCCACCACTACCACCTGGTCCACCACCACATTCGCAGACACCTCAGTAG